GGGGGTCGCTCTGCTCGGCGGCGTCCCGCACGCCGTCGCCGGTGATGACGGCGGGGCCCAGCTTGAGCAGCCCGCCGTTCTCGTCGCGCACCGCCGACGTGTCGCCGGGCTCGGCGGCGCCGAGCACGGAATGGAAGGCGAGCTGCGCGGTACGGCCGATGACCTCGGCGGCCTGCCTCGGGTCGAGCACGCCGGGCAGCTCGACGATGATCCGCCGCTCGCCGGAGCGGACCAGGGTGGGATCGACGACGCCGAGCGCGTCCGCCCGCTGGCGCAGCACGTCCAGCGCGCGGTCGGTGGCGGCGGCGTCGGCCTGGACGGTGGGCGAGCTCTTGGACTCGAAGACGAGCTGGGTGCCGCCGCGCAGGTCCAGCCCCAGGCGGGGCGCGGTGGCGAGGGTGACGATTAAGGAGATGACGATGACGGCGCACGCCGTCACCGCACGCCAGAACGGCGCACGGAACATGGAAGCCTCCACAGGCTTGAGAAATCAGGAAAAGGGATCTTCAGTGCCCTGTGGAGGGAGGGGCCCGGGCCGCCGACGCCAGCGGGCGGCGTGCCACGGGGGCGTCGAGGGGCGGCTCGGGGACGACGGCGGCCCACGCGGGCCGCGCGCCTGGCGGCTCGGCCGCGAGCGCGGCGGCCGTGCCCGTCGCGCCGCCCTGGCCGGGCCAGGCCCGCATCTCCGGGGCGGGCAGCGGGAGCTGCCTGGCCCCGGAGTGGTGCTGCTCGGCCCGCCAGACGGCGGCGTGAACGGCGGTTACCTGCTGGGCGGCGGCCTGCGCGGGCGCGCTGACGGGCAGGAACCACGACAGCAGAAGCAGCAGGACGGCAGGCAACCCTGCTCGCGATGCGGCGGGGAGCCGGGAGGGCAGCGGTGCGGGCGGCCCGGCGGGCAGCCTTGCGCGCATGTCGCCCCCTCCCCTTCGAGCCTCCCACCCTACTAGCGGCCCGGCGGCGCAGGGGCCGGTCAGGTGACGAGGGCGGCGAGCCGGGCGATCGACGCGCGCTCGGCCTCATGGATGGCGGCCACCCGCTCGCTGAGCGCGGCGAACAGCGGCCCCGTGTCGCCGGAGGCCGCCAGGCGGGAGTTGGCCGCGGCACGCGCCGCCCACAGCTCCCCGGCCGCCCGCGCCGCCTCCGCCTCGCCTGCGCTGCCGTCCGCCATGACGCTCTCCTTGATCGCGGCGGTCAGCTCCCGGATCCGGCCCAGCTCCGGCACGTCCGCCGGCAGCGCCGCCTCGGCCAGGTCGTGCCACAGGCCGTGGATCTCCCTGAACCGCCCGGCCAGCTCCGCCAGCGCGGGCCGGTCCAGCAGGGCGGCGGCCTCGTCGAGCGCGTCGGCGAACAGGTCGCGCAGGTTCCCGCCGTCCATGCCCACCGGCTCGGCCCCCTCCCAGATCGACAGGAGGGCGTCCGCCAGCCCGCGCCCGTCGGCGAACACCTTCGGCCACGCCTTGGCGTTGCGCGGGTCCACCAGCAGCCGCGCCCACTTGCGCCAGGCCGGCAGCGAGAAGGAGTCGGAGGCGGCCGACAGGTGCGCGGCGCAGTCACGAAGCCCGTCGAGGGCGGCCGCGGCCAGCGTCGCCTCGCCCGGCTTGGCGTCGCCGAGCACGTGCAGCGCGTTGCGGTAGGAGCCCACCCTGGCCCGCGCGGCGTCGAACCGCTCGCGGGGCACGCTGATCGGCGCCCTGCCGCGGTCGTCCACCAGCACCGCGTCCCCGTCGCGCCGGTAGGCGACCACCGGATGGCCGCCGTGCCCGTCCAGCGCCTGCGGCAGGTGCCAGTAGCCCAGGTGGTAGCGGTCGGGCAGGACCACGCACGGCCGCCCCGCGTCCAGCTCGGCGGCCAGCCGGTCGCTGGCGCCGCGCGTGCCGGACGTGCGGTGCTCCGCGTACGGCACCCCGAGCCGGCCGAGCGTCTTGGCCATCCACCGGTCGTGGTACTGCCACTGGTTGCGGAACCCGAGCACCACGCACCGGGAGCCGTCGTGCTGGAACTCCCACAGGATGTACCCGGCGCCGATCCCGCCGCCCGCCAGGAACACCATCGGCTCGGAGACGTCCAGCCCCTGGTTGGCGAGCACCGCGGCGATGGCGGCGCTGGACGGGTGCCGCCCGCCGGTGAAGCGCCAGCCGCCGTCGGCGGGCTGCTCGGGGCCTCCCGCGACGGGGCCGACGACGTGGTGGCGGGCCGTGGTGTAGCTCTCGCCCGTCTTGGCCATGCGGGCCCTGATGCGGGTCTTGAGCTGCTTCTTGCTGGTCATGTACGGCTCTTCCCGCGGCCATCGCCACGACCCCGGCCCACGCCCGCGGCCCGTGGCGGCCGCGCGGGGATCGCCGGCCGGTCGACTACGGGCTCCCGAGGCGCGAGCTGTCCCCTTTGCCTCCGCGTGCGGCGGGCCGCGTGGGGACCCGCTCTGGAGGTTCGGCGGGAGAGTGCCGCCGGTGCTGCGGATGCTAGTACACCGGCGCCCCCCGGCGGAATCCCTACGCCTTGGGCCCGTAGGTCAGGACGATGATGCCCGACTTGAAGCGGGTGGTCTCCAGCAGCTCGAAGTGGGTGAGGTCGAGGCCGTCGAGCAGCCGGCCGCCGCCGCCCGCGACGACGGGGAACACCCACAGGTGCAGCTCGTCGATCAGCTTGTTCGCGATCAGCGTGCGGTCGAGCGTGCCGCTGCCGTACTTGAGGATGCTCTGGCCCGGCTGCCGCTTCAGCTCCGCGACGGCGGTGGCCACGTCACCCTCGATCAGGTTGCCGTTCCACGCGCCGGCCTCCTTGAGCGTGGTGGAGGCGACGTACTTGGGCAGGCCGTTGATGCGGTCGGTGTACTCGTCGCCGGAGCGGGAGCCCCACGCCTCGGCGAAGCCCTCGTACGTCTCGCGCCCCAGCAGCAGCGCGTCGGCGCCGAACAGCAGCTTGGCGGAGTAGGCGTTGTGCTCCTCGTCCCAGTACGGCGGGCCCCAGACGTGCGGGTCGCTGATGACGCCGTCCAGCGTGACGAAAGTCGATTCGACAAGCTTCCTCATCGGGTGCTCCTTCAGGTCGTTCCTCGTTGCCGATGAGTAAACCCTGGCAGCCGCCGCTTAACGAATCCTGCCGATATTCTTACGGCCGCCCGGCGAGGAACACGAACTCCTTGCCCGGCCGGTCGGGCGCGTCCCTGACCTCGCGCAGCACGTACCCGGCGGCGGCCAGGTCCGCCTCGACCTCCGCGCGCTCGCGGAAGCGCAGCGTGGAGTGCGAGGTGAGCCGCTGCCCGTCGGCGGCGAAGACGACCGTCGTACGGAAGGTCACCAGCGGCCCGCTGACGTCGAGCAGGTCGTGCCACTGCGTCACCCGGCCCACCCCGGGGATCTCGGCCACCTGGCGGGTCTCCTGCTCGGTCCAGCCGAGCCAGGCCCGCCTGGCGGGGTCGCGGGTCTCGAACACCAGGTGCCCGCCGGGGCGCAGCGCCGCGTGCACGGCGCCCAGCGTGGCCCGCCAGTCCTGCGGCTCGACGATGGCCTGGGCGGCGTTCCCCGTTATCGTGGCGAGGTCGGCGGCCTGCGGCGGCACGTCGGTGGCGACGCCGTGGATCCAGCGCACGCGCTCGGCGCCCGGCTTGGCCCTGGCCACGTCGAGCGAGGCCGCGGCCGGGTCCACGCCCGTCACCTCGAATCCGCGGGCGGCCAGCAGCACCGCGAACGTGCCCGTGCCGCAGCCCACGTCGAGCACGCGGCGCGCGCCCAGCTCCACGGCGATGGCGGCGTAGGCGTCCAGGTCGCTCCTGTCGGGGTCCAGCGGGTCGTAGACGGCGGCCAGCCGTGGATGGTCGAAGATCGCGTCAGGCATGCGGCCACGATAGGCACGCGGGGACGAGCGGCGCGAGCGGGAAACGGGCCGGTCACCTTCCGCGGGCCCCGTCCGTCAGAGAGGTGGAGGACCTGATGAAGGATGTGACCGTGGATACTGCTGACGACTTCCTGGCCGGCCGGTTCGAGGAGCACCGCGCTCATCTGAAGGCGGTGGCCTACCGGATGCTCGGCTCCCTGGCAGAGGCCGACGACGCCGTGCAGGAGGCCTGGCTGCGGCTCTCCCGCGCCGGCGGCGACGAGATCGGCAACCTGGGCGGCTGGCTGACCACGGTCGTCGGGCGGGTGTGTCTGGACATGCTGCGCTCCAGGACCGCGCGCCGGGAGGATCCGCTGGAGCAGCGGCTGCCCGACCCGGTCGTCACGCCGGAGGGCGGCGGCGACCCGGAGCAGGAGGCGATGATCGCCGACTCGGTGGGGCTGGCGCTGCTGGTCGTGCTGGAGTCGCTGAGCCCGGCGGAGCGGCTGGCGTTCGTGCTGCACGACATGTTCGCGGTGCCGTTCGAACAGATCGCGGTGATCGTGGACCGCACGCCGGTGGCCGCCAAGAAGCTGGCCAGCCGGGCGCGGCAGCGGGTGCGCGGCACGGTGCCGCCCGCCGAGCCCGACCCGGGGCGCCGGCGCAAGGTGGTCGAGGCGTTCCTGGCGGCGGCCCGTGGCGGGGACTTCGAGGCGCTGCTCGCCATCCTCGACCCCGACGTGGTGATGCGGGTGGACACGGGCGGCGGCCTGTGGACGATCAGCGGCGCGAGCGCGGTGGCCGGCCAGGCGTCCGGTTTCCAGCGCTTCACCACCAGCCACGTCGTGGAGGCGGTGCTGGTCAACGGGGTCATCGGGCTCGTCGGCATGGAGAACGGCCGTCCTCGGTCGGTCATGAGCTTCACGATCACCGACGGCCGGATCGCCGCGCTCGACCTGCTCAGCGACCCGCCCCGGGTCGCCGCGCTGCGGCTCACCACGCCGGGAGAGCCCCTGTGAGCGTGCCCCCTATCTCCGGTCGGCGTGCCTGGACACCCAGACCGCGAGCTGGGTGCGGTCGCGCAGGCCGAGCTTGCGCAGGCAGCTGGAGATGTGGTTCTTGGCCGTGCCCTCGGTGATGTGCAGGCGGCGCGCGATCTCCCTGTTGGCCGCGCCGGCGCCGATGAGCAGCGCGATCTCGTACTCGCGCTCGGACAGCCCGCCGGGCGGTTCCTGGGACGCCCGCGCCACCGGCGGCGCGGGCGCGGCGCGCAGCAGGCTGACGAGCCGTTCGCCGGCGGCGCCGCCGAGCACCATCTCCCCGCGGGCGGCCCGCCGGATCGCCGCCACCAGCTCGTCCGGCGGGATGTCCTTGAGCAGGTAGCCCTTGGCCCCGGCGCGCAGCCCGCCGAAGATGTAGTCGTCGTCGTCGAACGTGGTGAGGATGACCGGCGCGACCCCGGGGAACCGCTCGCGCATGCGGCCCACCAGCTCCACGCCGTCCATGCCGGGCATGCGGGCGTCCACGAGGGCCACCTGCGGCCTCGCGCGGTCCGGGGTGCCGGCCAGCCAGCTCAGGGCCTCCTCGCCGCCGGCGGCGGAGGCGGCGATCTCGATGCCGGGCTCGATCTCCAGCAGCTTGCGCAGGCCCTCCCGCATGAGGATCTGGTCGTCCACGAGCAGCACGCGGATCACCTCCGCGTCCTCGCCGACCGGTTGCGCGCCCGTCATACCGGCACCGTCGCGCGCAGCGTGAAGCCCCTGCCTCGGCCGCCGGTCACGTCCAGCTCGCCGCCGACGCCGCGCAGGCGCTCGCGCAGGCCGTGCAGGCCGAAGCCGTTGTGGGTCGCGTCGGGCTCGGCGCCGGAGCCGTCGTCGGAGACCGTCACCTCCACGCGTTCGTCCGTGCAGTCGAGCGCGACCTCGACGTGCCGGGCGCCCGAGTGGCGCAGGGCGTTGGTGAGCCCCTCCTGGACGACCCGGTAGCAGACCAGCTCGCGGCCCTCGTCCACGTCGGGCCAGGCGCCGGTGAGCCTGAAGGCGACGCCGGTGTCGGCCGAGCCGAACGACTCGGCCAGGGCCCGCAGCGCGTCGGGGCCCGTGCGGCCGTCCATGCGCAGCGGTTTGAGCGCGCGTACCCAGCGGCGGGTGTCGGTCAGCGCCTCCAGGGTCAGCTCCTGGGCCTGGCGGACCTCGTCCCAGGCGGCCTCGGGGCGGGCGGTGCGGTACCGCTGGGCGTTCTGCAGGCCCACGTTGATGACGGTCAGGTAGTGGCCGACGGAGTCGTGCATGTCGCGGGCGATGCGGGCGCGTTCCTCGGCGACGGCCAGCTCGCGGGAGCGGGCCGCGTACTTGGCCAGCTCGGCGTGGGCCTGTTCGAGGTCGGCGAGCAGGCGGCTGGTCTCCTCCGCGCGCGAGCTGTAGGCGAACAGGGCGAGCACGAGGACGAGCAGCACCAGGCACAGCACGGCGGTGAGCGTGCCGTTGATGAGCGCGCCGAGCACGTCCTGGCCGGGGTTGAGCAGCCCGACCGCGAAGCCCGCCAGGCCGGTGACGACGCAGTAGGCCACCGCGCCGCGCCCGCCGAGCACGACCAGCGCGTTCCCCACCGCGATGCCCACCATGAGCAGGCCCGCGAGCCCGCCTCCGCCGGCCACGACGAGGGCCGCGGCCAGGAAGGCCACGGTGAGCGCCTTGCGCGACGGGGGCGCGCCGCGCTGCCAGGGGAGCAGCGGCCACAGCACGACCACCGGCAGCAGGGCGGCGCCTCCCGCGTAGAAGAGCCCCTCCAGCAGCGGCCAGCGCACCACCACGGCGTCGAGCGTGCGCAGGGCCGCGACGAAGTTCACGGCGAGCAGCCCGGCGGAGCCCCAGAAGAAGACGCTGAACACCAGGGGCGGGCGGCCGTCGGCGAACCGCACCCAGTCGTCCAAGTTCCGGATCGATCGTGGCTGCCGCATATGTCGGAGCATAACCACCGCCGTCGGCGCGGGGCAGAGTGCCGATAGTCATGTGTCTCCGGTCATGGTGGGACATGACCGGCACGTGCCGCACGCTGGATGTGCGCCCCGATCGCCCGATCCTACGATCGCAGCACCTCACAACTGAAAGGGGATCGGCATGCGGGTGACGGAGCGGAGAGCGAGCGGCGTGCCCTGGGCGGGCGTCGTGGTGACCGTGCTCAGCGTGCTCGCGATGGCCGCGATCTCCAGAGCCGTGTACGACTCGCTGCCGGAGCTGGTGACCACCCGGCAGCCCCGGCCGGGACGGGCGGGAGTCCAGGTGCCGAGGATCGTCCTGGCGTCGGCGATCCCGGCGACGACGGTCCTCCTCGGCACGTTGATGATCGGCGTCACCATGGTCGCGGAACGCGTGCGCCGCCTGGTGCCGCCCGCGCTCGCCGGGTCGCGCGGGTCGGCGGGCCTGGTCCTGGTGCTGCTGCCGCCGTTCTTCGTGGTCCTGCACGGCGGCCTGCTGTTCAGGACGGCGGGCCACGACTTCCCGCTGGAGGTGAGCGTCACCGTGGCGCTGGGCCTGCTGATCGCGGGGCTCGGCAGGGCGCGCCCGCTGGTGGATCCGCTGCGGTTCGTGCCCGGTGTGGAGCGGGCGCGGCGGTTCGGCGGGCACGCCCTGGCGGCGGTGGGCGGGTGCTGCGTCGTGGGGGCCTTCTTCCTGCCGCCCATGTTCGTGTCGGTGGCGGCCACGTTCGCGGCCGGGGCCGTCTTCCTGCTCGTCGTGCTGGTGCCGCTGGTCAGGCTGCGTTCCTGACGGGCGGGGCGGGCTTCGGGCCTTCGCCGTCCCGGGCTCCCGCGTGACAATGGGAGTTCCCGGCTCTGACGAGGCGCAGGGCCGTGCCGCGCCGGTTCGGGCCGCTGGTGAGCCCGTACGGGATCGACTGGGTGACGTTGCCGGACGGGATGCTGGACCTCCAGGACCGCGGCCGTGCTGCGCGCGGGGGTGCCGCAGGCCGTGCGGCCGTTCATCGGCGACCAGCCGTTCTGGGCGGAGCGCCTGCACCGGGCCGGGGTCGCGCCGCCGTCGCCCGCCTGGAGGGCTCCGCCGTCTCCGGACGAACGCTATAAATGGGCCCTCTCGCCACGCAAACCGCCGTTTACTCTGACGACATCACTCGTTCATCGAACGTTCATGCCCTTGTCCCGAGGGGAGCACCATGACCGAGCTCGACCGCCGTTCCTTCCTCGGCCGCGGCCTGGCCACCACCGGCGGGGTGCTGGCCAGCGGCATCGCCATCGACACCCTGACCGCCCACGCCGCGTGGGCGGGCGCGGGCCGTCCCGCCACCGGCCCCGGCGAGACGGGCTACGGCCCCCTGCGCCGCACGCCCGCCAGGAACACCGGCGAGGAGTTCCTCGCGCTGCCCGCGGGCTTCTCCTACGTCGTGCTGAGCAAGAGCGGCGACCCCATGACGGACGGCGTCGCCACCCCCATCGCCCACGACGGCATGGCCGCCTTCCCCGGCACCCGCCGCCACACCGTCCGCCTGATCCGCAACCACGAAGTGCGCACCACCCCCGGCTCCCCGATCGGCCGCGTGCACGTCGAGGGCTCCGAGCGCTACGACGAGCTGGGCGTGGGCGGCACCACCACGCTGGAGGTGGACCTGCGCAGCGGCGAGGTGGTACGCGACTTCGTCAGCCTCAACGGCACGATCATCAACTGCGCGGGCGGCCGCATGCTGCACGACCGCGGCTGGCTGACCTGCGAGGAGACGACCGCGGGCCCGGCGCAGGGCTGGCAGCGCAAGCACGGCTACATCTTCGAGGTGCCGCTCGACGGCCCCCGGCCCGGCACGCCCGCGCCGTCGCAGCCGCTCACGGCGATGGGCCGCTTCTCGCACGAGGCCGTCGCGGTGGACCCGCGCACCGGCTACGTCTACGAGACCGAGGACGAGTCGGGCAGAGCCGACGGCTTCTACCGCTTCCGCCCCAGGAACCCGCGCGACCTGGCCGCCGGCGGCGTGCTGGAGATGCTCAAGATCAGGGGCGTGGACGGCTACGACTGCCGCGAGGGCCAGACCATGGGCGCCCGGCTGCCCGTGGAGTGGGTGCGCATCGACGACCCCGACCCGGACCTGGAGAACGGCGCCACCCCCTGCACCCTGCAGGGCCTGGCCAAGGGCGGCGCCAAGTTCAACCGCCTGGAAGGCTGCTGGTACGGCGACGGCAGCGTCTTCTTCAACTCCACCAGCGGCGGCGACGCCAAGAACGGCGACCCGCCGAACGCGGACGGCTACCGGGAGGGTTACGGCCAGGTCTGGCAGTACGTCCCCGGCCGCCGCGACGGCGGCACCCTGGTGCTGGTCTACGAGTCGCCCGGCCGCAAGGAGCTCGACTCGCCCGACAACCTGACCTTCACCCCCAGGGGCGGCATCGTGCTCTGTGAGGACGACGCCGGCTCGGCCGACGCCGACCCGCACCCGCTGGCGCCGGGCCTGGTCAACGTGAACCGGCTGATCGGGCTGGACCCGCGCAGGGGGCAGCCGTTCGAGTTCGCGGTCAACGTGGCCGACGACTGCGAGTTCGCGGGGGCGTGCTTCAGCCCGGACGGCTCGGTGCTCTTCGTCAACAACTTCGGCGACGCGGTCTCGCTGGACCCGCCGGGCCGCACGTACGCGATCCGCGGCCCCTGGCACCGCGGGCCCCTCTGACAGGTCGCTGGACGAGCCTCTGCGGCCCGGCGAGGATGGGCGCATGT
The nucleotide sequence above comes from Nonomuraea gerenzanensis. Encoded proteins:
- a CDS encoding BtrH N-terminal domain-containing protein — its product is MTSKKQLKTRIRARMAKTGESYTTARHHVVGPVAGGPEQPADGGWRFTGGRHPSSAAIAAVLANQGLDVSEPMVFLAGGGIGAGYILWEFQHDGSRCVVLGFRNQWQYHDRWMAKTLGRLGVPYAEHRTSGTRGASDRLAAELDAGRPCVVLPDRYHLGYWHLPQALDGHGGHPVVAYRRDGDAVLVDDRGRAPISVPRERFDAARARVGSYRNALHVLGDAKPGEATLAAAALDGLRDCAAHLSAASDSFSLPAWRKWARLLVDPRNAKAWPKVFADGRGLADALLSIWEGAEPVGMDGGNLRDLFADALDEAAALLDRPALAELAGRFREIHGLWHDLAEAALPADVPELGRIRELTAAIKESVMADGSAGEAEAARAAGELWAARAAANSRLAASGDTGPLFAALSERVAAIHEAERASIARLAALVT
- a CDS encoding dihydrofolate reductase family protein, producing MRKLVESTFVTLDGVISDPHVWGPPYWDEEHNAYSAKLLFGADALLLGRETYEGFAEAWGSRSGDEYTDRINGLPKYVASTTLKEAGAWNGNLIEGDVATAVAELKRQPGQSILKYGSGTLDRTLIANKLIDELHLWVFPVVAGGGGRLLDGLDLTHFELLETTRFKSGIIVLTYGPKA
- a CDS encoding class I SAM-dependent methyltransferase; protein product: MPDAIFDHPRLAAVYDPLDPDRSDLDAYAAIAVELGARRVLDVGCGTGTFAVLLAARGFEVTGVDPAAASLDVARAKPGAERVRWIHGVATDVPPQAADLATITGNAAQAIVEPQDWRATLGAVHAALRPGGHLVFETRDPARRAWLGWTEQETRQVAEIPGVGRVTQWHDLLDVSGPLVTFRTTVVFAADGQRLTSHSTLRFRERAEVEADLAAAGYVLREVRDAPDRPGKEFVFLAGRP
- a CDS encoding sigma-70 family RNA polymerase sigma factor, whose amino-acid sequence is MDTADDFLAGRFEEHRAHLKAVAYRMLGSLAEADDAVQEAWLRLSRAGGDEIGNLGGWLTTVVGRVCLDMLRSRTARREDPLEQRLPDPVVTPEGGGDPEQEAMIADSVGLALLVVLESLSPAERLAFVLHDMFAVPFEQIAVIVDRTPVAAKKLASRARQRVRGTVPPAEPDPGRRRKVVEAFLAAARGGDFEALLAILDPDVVMRVDTGGGLWTISGASAVAGQASGFQRFTTSHVVEAVLVNGVIGLVGMENGRPRSVMSFTITDGRIAALDLLSDPPRVAALRLTTPGEPL
- a CDS encoding response regulator, whose protein sequence is MTGAQPVGEDAEVIRVLLVDDQILMREGLRKLLEIEPGIEIAASAAGGEEALSWLAGTPDRARPQVALVDARMPGMDGVELVGRMRERFPGVAPVILTTFDDDDYIFGGLRAGAKGYLLKDIPPDELVAAIRRAARGEMVLGGAAGERLVSLLRAAPAPPVARASQEPPGGLSEREYEIALLIGAGAANREIARRLHITEGTAKNHISSCLRKLGLRDRTQLAVWVSRHADRR
- a CDS encoding sensor histidine kinase translates to MRQPRSIRNLDDWVRFADGRPPLVFSVFFWGSAGLLAVNFVAALRTLDAVVVRWPLLEGLFYAGGAALLPVVVLWPLLPWQRGAPPSRKALTVAFLAAALVVAGGGGLAGLLMVGIAVGNALVVLGGRGAVAYCVVTGLAGFAVGLLNPGQDVLGALINGTLTAVLCLVLLVLVLALFAYSSRAEETSRLLADLEQAHAELAKYAARSRELAVAEERARIARDMHDSVGHYLTVINVGLQNAQRYRTARPEAAWDEVRQAQELTLEALTDTRRWVRALKPLRMDGRTGPDALRALAESFGSADTGVAFRLTGAWPDVDEGRELVCYRVVQEGLTNALRHSGARHVEVALDCTDERVEVTVSDDGSGAEPDATHNGFGLHGLRERLRGVGGELDVTGGRGRGFTLRATVPV
- a CDS encoding PhoX family protein, which codes for MTELDRRSFLGRGLATTGGVLASGIAIDTLTAHAAWAGAGRPATGPGETGYGPLRRTPARNTGEEFLALPAGFSYVVLSKSGDPMTDGVATPIAHDGMAAFPGTRRHTVRLIRNHEVRTTPGSPIGRVHVEGSERYDELGVGGTTTLEVDLRSGEVVRDFVSLNGTIINCAGGRMLHDRGWLTCEETTAGPAQGWQRKHGYIFEVPLDGPRPGTPAPSQPLTAMGRFSHEAVAVDPRTGYVYETEDESGRADGFYRFRPRNPRDLAAGGVLEMLKIRGVDGYDCREGQTMGARLPVEWVRIDDPDPDLENGATPCTLQGLAKGGAKFNRLEGCWYGDGSVFFNSTSGGDAKNGDPPNADGYREGYGQVWQYVPGRRDGGTLVLVYESPGRKELDSPDNLTFTPRGGIVLCEDDAGSADADPHPLAPGLVNVNRLIGLDPRRGQPFEFAVNVADDCEFAGACFSPDGSVLFVNNFGDAVSLDPPGRTYAIRGPWHRGPL